One region of Endozoicomonas sp. Mp262 genomic DNA includes:
- a CDS encoding IS630 family transposase, translating into MVYKRLRKSCKHKRDEEQFHDCKTALKDAQEAESKGLINLFYFDESGFTQEPCVPYGWQEKGKQLRIPSVKSKRINVLGFMNRSCELFHYPVVGSVNSDTVIAAFDDFAEKMADEKYSSNDRYTVVMVDNASIHTSKKFCARIDDWMIEKKLLVCFLPTYSPELNLIEILWRKIKYEWLNLLSIKSFAEFEKEVERVLFSFGEEYMISFSNTVRLDG; encoded by the coding sequence CTGGTTTACAAAAGACTCCGTAAATCATGCAAACATAAACGGGACGAAGAGCAATTCCATGACTGTAAAACTGCTCTGAAAGATGCCCAGGAAGCCGAGAGCAAAGGGTTAATCAATTTATTTTATTTTGATGAGTCCGGCTTTACCCAGGAACCTTGTGTGCCATACGGTTGGCAGGAAAAAGGAAAGCAGCTCAGAATACCATCAGTCAAAAGTAAACGCATCAACGTACTGGGGTTTATGAACCGAAGCTGTGAGCTATTTCATTATCCTGTTGTGGGTTCAGTGAATAGCGATACGGTGATTGCGGCCTTTGATGACTTTGCAGAGAAAATGGCAGATGAAAAATACAGCTCAAATGATCGTTACACGGTAGTTATGGTGGATAATGCCAGCATTCACACCAGCAAAAAGTTTTGTGCCAGAATTGATGACTGGATGATTGAAAAGAAATTGCTGGTCTGCTTTCTGCCAACATATTCACCTGAGCTCAACCTGATTGAAATCCTGTGGAGGAAAATAAAGTATGAATGGCTCAACCTCTTGTCAATCAAGAGCTTTGCGGAATTTGAAAAAGAAGTTGAACGGGTGCTTTTTTCATTTGGAGAGGAGTATATGATCTCATTTTCTAATACTGTCCGACTGGATGGTTAA
- a CDS encoding IS30 family transposase — translation MAFKHLSSEERHYIEIELKNGTSQNKIAEKLGRSQSSLSRELGRNTGQRGYRHQQAHRKAQQRHKEKPKAVKLTEDIKRRIAQDIRADWSPEQVAGRLEKEGIIKLHHETIYQFIEDDKRTDGTLYKHLRHQKKTYRKRYGSAHNRTGIPNRVGIEERPEIVNNRGRVGDWEADTVIGKNHKGAIATLDERKTKLRLAVPLPGKKAKAVKQAVIDTLKPLKRFVKTITYDNGKEFAQHEAINKALSCDSYFAVPYHSWERGQNENANGLLRQYFPKSMELHNVKERDVIIAVDKLNSRPRKCLGYKTPYEAFKELTGVNARKVMGYAFMT, via the coding sequence ATGGCCTTTAAGCACCTTAGCTCTGAAGAGAGACATTATATCGAAATCGAACTGAAAAATGGGACTTCTCAAAATAAAATTGCAGAAAAACTCGGGCGTTCACAGAGTTCGCTGTCACGGGAGTTAGGACGCAACACAGGGCAGCGTGGTTACAGGCACCAGCAGGCTCATCGTAAGGCTCAACAGCGTCATAAGGAAAAACCCAAGGCGGTGAAGTTGACGGAAGATATTAAGCGACGGATTGCTCAAGATATCCGGGCTGACTGGAGTCCTGAGCAAGTGGCTGGAAGGCTTGAAAAAGAAGGGATAATCAAGTTGCATCATGAGACGATTTACCAGTTCATAGAGGATGATAAGCGCACTGACGGTACCCTGTATAAACACTTGCGCCATCAGAAAAAAACGTACCGAAAGCGATATGGTTCAGCTCATAACCGAACAGGCATACCTAACCGGGTAGGTATTGAAGAGCGCCCGGAGATCGTCAACAACAGGGGGCGTGTTGGTGACTGGGAGGCGGATACCGTAATCGGCAAAAACCATAAGGGTGCCATTGCCACACTGGATGAGCGAAAGACTAAACTGCGCCTTGCTGTTCCGCTGCCAGGAAAGAAAGCAAAAGCGGTTAAACAGGCAGTGATTGATACACTCAAGCCCCTGAAAAGGTTTGTTAAAACGATCACTTACGACAACGGTAAGGAATTTGCTCAGCATGAAGCAATCAACAAAGCCTTGAGCTGCGACAGCTACTTTGCTGTGCCCTACCACTCTTGGGAGAGAGGCCAGAATGAGAATGCCAATGGGCTGCTCAGGCAGTACTTTCCCAAATCAATGGAGCTTCATAACGTCAAAGAAAGAGACGTTATCATTGCGGTAGACAAGCTGAACAGCAGGCCCAGGAAATGCCTCGGTTACAAAACACCATATGAGGCATTCAAAGAGTTAACTGGAGTGAATGCAAGAAAAGTCATGGGTTATGCATTTATGACTTGA
- a CDS encoding polyprenyl synthetase family protein produces MSEMQAPYEIDVPGNRNRKIRITDNHVSSVFDSILENLLSEDVERFQVVLERALKPQLGYLTDTEYQLYRRGKKLRPMMLLLSARMIYGSGELPEKVIMAAVSLEMLHVATLIHDDIIDGALMRRGLRSVNATRGTNTAILVGNLQFLQGIRSFVDAIDTDSEMGLVKLVLDTAFRICCGELDELETNPDWHPEKLRAHYYQVIERKTAILFGLACETGVALAQGRSSDSRRAGYYGRRMGRAFQIMDDLFDNLLSSDTAGKVQGTDLAQKRFSLPIIYAMEELGSDHLVSQIVRGTIEPSQEQLTQGVEAVKLSDGFSRAYGDARHEALDALEFLKPFPDNAYRQALADIALSTVNRSY; encoded by the coding sequence ATGTCGGAAATGCAGGCACCCTATGAAATTGATGTACCGGGTAATAGAAACCGTAAGATCAGGATAACGGATAATCACGTTAGCTCCGTTTTTGACTCCATTCTTGAAAATTTGTTGAGTGAAGATGTGGAGCGATTTCAGGTCGTTCTTGAGAGAGCGCTTAAACCCCAGTTAGGTTACCTCACTGACACTGAATATCAGCTGTATCGACGTGGCAAAAAACTACGCCCGATGATGCTGCTGTTATCCGCCCGTATGATTTATGGTAGTGGCGAATTACCTGAAAAGGTCATAATGGCTGCCGTTTCCCTGGAAATGCTCCATGTGGCCACGTTAATACACGACGATATTATTGATGGAGCTTTAATGCGTCGTGGCCTTCGCTCAGTGAATGCCACACGGGGTACCAATACCGCGATCCTGGTGGGCAACCTGCAGTTTCTGCAGGGAATCCGAAGCTTCGTTGATGCCATTGATACAGACTCTGAAATGGGACTGGTGAAACTGGTTCTGGACACGGCGTTTCGTATTTGCTGCGGAGAGCTGGATGAACTGGAAACTAACCCGGACTGGCACCCTGAAAAATTACGAGCCCACTATTATCAGGTGATCGAGCGCAAAACGGCTATTCTGTTTGGCCTGGCCTGTGAAACCGGGGTAGCCCTGGCACAGGGGCGAAGCAGTGATTCCCGCCGGGCCGGATATTATGGCCGTCGTATGGGACGAGCCTTTCAAATTATGGATGACCTGTTTGATAACCTGCTGTCCAGTGATACAGCGGGGAAGGTACAGGGCACTGATCTCGCCCAAAAACGTTTTTCACTGCCGATTATTTATGCCATGGAAGAGTTGGGCAGTGATCATTTGGTCAGCCAAATTGTCAGGGGAACCATTGAACCTTCACAGGAACAGTTAACCCAAGGGGTAGAAGCGGTGAAGTTAAGTGATGGTTTTTCCCGGGCTTATGGGGATGCCCGTCATGAGGCGCTGGATGCCCTGGAATTTTTAAAGCCCTTTCCAGACAATGCATACCGTCAGGCTCTGGCTGATATTGCACTGTCAACAGTGAACCGAAGCTATTAA
- a CDS encoding phosphatase PAP2 family protein: MSIFTVFLQKEWKVWQRPFFNSGLRNRKNCVLITFFFVVFSAVIYGVSNWFPSLRLSVYFEPASMFRLADGCLLDRSIPFIPETVYIYNTLFLFFFVHCFFYPPNKEGIHRVKLLLQSQMLMTLTATLFFIFCPAPVRMRDQVQSALEGSNQLYSHFFYYLYAVDTEFNSWPCLHIAHPLLITLSVQKWMGKATIVFLWIWLSCLSLSIATTKQHYIWDLICGLLLGATFYYLTFKSGTKGCNFPASGKEPEV; encoded by the coding sequence ATGTCTATATTTACTGTTTTTCTGCAAAAAGAATGGAAAGTCTGGCAACGGCCTTTTTTCAACAGCGGCCTGAGAAACAGGAAAAACTGTGTACTGATCACATTTTTCTTTGTTGTGTTTTCTGCCGTAATCTATGGAGTCAGCAACTGGTTCCCTTCCCTTCGCTTGAGCGTATATTTTGAGCCGGCATCCATGTTCCGCCTGGCCGATGGCTGTCTGCTTGACCGGTCAATTCCGTTTATTCCGGAAACTGTCTATATTTACAATACGCTATTTCTGTTCTTCTTTGTGCATTGCTTTTTCTACCCTCCCAACAAAGAAGGGATCCACCGGGTTAAACTGCTTTTGCAATCTCAGATGCTTATGACTCTCACTGCAACCTTATTTTTTATTTTCTGCCCGGCACCGGTAAGAATGAGAGATCAAGTTCAAAGTGCACTGGAAGGTTCCAACCAGCTCTACAGCCACTTCTTCTATTATCTTTACGCCGTTGATACTGAATTCAACTCATGGCCATGCCTTCATATAGCCCATCCTTTGTTAATCACTCTGAGTGTACAAAAGTGGATGGGCAAAGCTACCATTGTATTCCTGTGGATATGGCTGAGTTGTTTATCCCTCAGCATAGCCACCACCAAGCAGCATTATATCTGGGATCTCATTTGTGGACTGCTTCTTGGGGCAACCTTCTATTATCTGACTTTCAAATCTGGTACTAAAGGGTGTAATTTTCCAGCTTCCGGTAAAGAACCTGAGGTTTAA
- a CDS encoding helix-turn-helix domain-containing protein, translating into MVLKVSPEKWNQTRDCLLQQSIHASHPRTRERFSALYQVSQGDSASNVAKQLGRRLDTVTNWIHLYHDSGPEAMTYKRTGGRPPFAK; encoded by the coding sequence ATGGTATTGAAAGTCTCTCCAGAAAAGTGGAATCAAACCAGGGATTGCCTGCTTCAGCAATCCATACATGCTTCTCATCCCCGTACACGTGAGCGTTTTTCGGCGCTTTATCAAGTTTCTCAGGGAGACTCAGCCTCTAACGTCGCTAAGCAACTGGGGCGTCGCCTTGATACCGTCACGAACTGGATTCACCTCTACCATGATAGCGGGCCTGAAGCCATGACTTATAAACGGACAGGTGGCCGCCCCCCTTTTGCCAAATAA
- a CDS encoding IS630 family transposase encodes MDRNLEKAASQEYSPIRPRWTLKYLVQWCWDQFQVRCCRETIRQALKRLGYSWKKAKKLLNKADTGKRADFLETLKPLLSKAMFQKRLLVYIDEAHIHQETDIGYGWSRKGERFWVSSHSPKLADKITFYGIYYYNLGQVRIWPYPCGRKEHTVNVLERIRQEHPDREIDIVWDGASWHTAHVVRDAGLRLNLNIIQMPAYSPDFMPVEALWRWLREDITYHHCHKTAEDLLKAVNSFTHRINQNPEEIADRLWVKDSLNDEEESMRSVRLSAVS; translated from the coding sequence ATTGACAGAAATTTAGAAAAAGCTGCTTCTCAGGAATACTCTCCCATCCGCCCTCGCTGGACTTTAAAGTATCTGGTTCAGTGGTGCTGGGATCAATTTCAGGTACGGTGTTGTCGTGAGACCATACGACAAGCACTCAAACGACTGGGATATTCATGGAAGAAAGCCAAAAAACTGCTTAATAAAGCCGATACCGGCAAGCGGGCTGATTTTTTGGAAACATTGAAACCACTGCTATCGAAAGCCATGTTCCAGAAACGCCTACTGGTTTACATTGATGAGGCTCATATACATCAGGAGACGGACATTGGATATGGCTGGTCTCGCAAAGGCGAACGCTTCTGGGTCAGCTCTCACTCGCCAAAACTGGCTGATAAGATTACGTTCTATGGTATTTATTACTACAACCTGGGACAGGTTAGAATCTGGCCTTATCCCTGTGGACGAAAAGAGCACACAGTCAATGTACTGGAACGCATCAGGCAAGAACATCCTGACAGGGAGATTGATATTGTTTGGGATGGTGCCTCCTGGCACACCGCTCATGTTGTGAGAGATGCAGGGCTTCGCCTCAACCTGAATATTATCCAGATGCCGGCGTATAGCCCCGACTTTATGCCTGTGGAAGCACTGTGGCGCTGGTTACGAGAAGATATCACTTATCACCATTGCCACAAAACGGCAGAAGACTTACTTAAGGCAGTCAATAGCTTCACTCACCGTATCAATCAGAACCCTGAAGAAATTGCTGATAGATTATGGGTCAAAGACAGCCTGAATGATGAGGAGGAGTCCATGAGGTCAGTCAGGCTGTCAGCCGTCTCATAA
- a CDS encoding AarF/UbiB family protein, translating into MSIDVLPINNSCSGQLPKEYSYSDKQVGEWKLRLVCPNTASCTLKRKRGLESDYENPPAKRIKLNPATDQLQQPVTKAEKVETSGSLKRKRKSLDEQEGSPAKRIRLNPATDQLQKPVTKAEKVEISDSLKRKRKSLDEQEGSPAKRIKLSLINENSSLPGDKPCKKQMANRQEKIPGQLQKPATKGNARPEGGNSHSTRDLEQKAAAVSQPTFTQQAVSWLKWGVSFFTVTNVKTADSESNPAANGHYEPVVENHADKKPVSPDDQTRPLKTGADCNGSTVSGNQQVGEPRALSDRHWFLKQARMKESKEDTKPPLMPDPKRSWGIKNPFSPESRDKIRTLADIARESHLMGTIAIKLGQAIASSPHFTDAERELFRPLFDAVEPVDFNEIKETVTKEINKLNESNREKPVILESINPVPLGCGSLAQVHSAVLYINGRRKTCAIKVIKKQAEEDLNKGFDVVKQFYDSCKTEGGGSFFEKVIKQLLGPELQKYSPGLAKHIMADYINGIRDEIKLHQEYENTKKMKTLLEQSNISDVRVPYTFGATNRMLILEQIHGETLNQQYLDGRVEEADRNFARVWETYKTIKNQHGVFHDDLHPGNIIKEPNGKLVILDCAGLPRATCCMRDVELLVKELQTEINFRSTQADGRSVMQMTPEERCELLRKEYYRVYSPSTNPKYTYRKPPLPETDNKPSLSAAKEATMESLWLFSDDRSKKPVDLREDIDEVLDCVVSREQVGSEKEKKYAAYKALDLLTCTKGYSLPRSFFKYEQSRQHYRQFHEDVEALAETDLKYKQRTLQIEQEIKEKKAREKKKRSEIFHRRRKAVETEARRQAEKRGSFFYEAYLGEYGKVLRQKALAWWLSIHPKDQAPRFRIDKIAQLYLQHLKQAKQNINKQPGSCQE; encoded by the coding sequence ATGAGTATTGATGTTTTGCCCATTAATAACAGTTGTTCCGGGCAATTACCCAAAGAGTATAGCTATTCTGATAAGCAGGTGGGGGAGTGGAAATTACGGTTGGTATGCCCTAATACAGCCTCTTGTACCCTCAAACGCAAAAGGGGGTTAGAGAGCGACTATGAGAATCCTCCAGCCAAGCGTATAAAGCTGAACCCTGCAACCGACCAGTTACAGCAACCAGTAACTAAAGCTGAAAAAGTAGAGACATCAGGCTCCCTCAAACGTAAACGAAAGTCACTGGATGAGCAGGAAGGTTCTCCTGCCAAGCGTATAAGGCTGAACCCGGCAACCGACCAGTTACAGAAACCGGTAACTAAAGCTGAAAAAGTAGAGATATCAGACTCCCTCAAACGTAAACGAAAATCACTGGATGAGCAGGAAGGTTCTCCTGCCAAGCGCATAAAACTGAGCCTGATAAACGAGAATAGCTCTCTTCCTGGCGATAAACCATGTAAAAAGCAGATGGCGAACCGCCAGGAAAAGATACCCGGCCAGTTACAAAAACCAGCCACTAAAGGGAATGCAAGGCCAGAGGGCGGTAACAGTCATTCCACCAGAGATTTAGAGCAAAAAGCAGCGGCCGTTTCTCAACCAACGTTTACTCAACAGGCAGTCTCATGGTTGAAGTGGGGAGTTAGCTTTTTCACCGTAACTAACGTGAAAACAGCGGATAGTGAGAGCAACCCTGCTGCCAATGGTCATTATGAGCCTGTTGTAGAAAACCATGCAGACAAAAAGCCAGTGTCACCAGATGATCAAACCAGACCATTGAAAACAGGGGCTGATTGCAATGGTTCGACAGTGAGTGGAAATCAGCAGGTCGGGGAGCCCAGGGCTTTGTCAGACCGGCATTGGTTTTTAAAGCAAGCAAGAATGAAGGAGTCAAAAGAAGACACCAAACCTCCGCTAATGCCTGATCCAAAAAGGAGTTGGGGGATAAAAAATCCATTCTCTCCAGAAAGCAGGGATAAAATCAGGACTCTCGCTGACATTGCCCGGGAAAGTCACCTTATGGGTACTATAGCTATTAAGCTGGGGCAGGCTATTGCTTCTTCACCTCATTTTACGGATGCGGAAAGAGAGTTATTCAGGCCATTATTTGATGCGGTTGAACCTGTTGATTTTAATGAAATAAAGGAAACCGTTACTAAAGAAATCAATAAGCTGAATGAATCGAACCGGGAAAAGCCAGTTATTTTGGAAAGCATTAATCCTGTGCCTCTTGGCTGTGGCAGCCTGGCACAGGTTCATTCTGCGGTTCTTTATATTAATGGTCGGAGAAAGACATGTGCAATCAAGGTAATTAAAAAACAGGCAGAAGAAGACCTTAATAAAGGCTTTGATGTTGTGAAGCAGTTTTATGATTCCTGTAAAACAGAAGGTGGTGGTAGTTTTTTTGAAAAGGTAATTAAGCAACTATTAGGACCAGAGTTGCAAAAATACAGCCCTGGTTTGGCAAAACATATAATGGCTGACTATATCAACGGCATTCGTGATGAGATTAAGCTTCACCAGGAGTATGAGAATACAAAGAAAATGAAGACATTGTTGGAGCAAAGTAACATTTCCGATGTCAGGGTCCCTTACACGTTCGGGGCTACCAATAGAATGCTTATCCTTGAACAGATTCATGGAGAGACGCTGAACCAGCAATATCTGGATGGTCGGGTCGAGGAGGCAGACAGAAATTTTGCCCGTGTCTGGGAAACATATAAAACGATAAAAAATCAGCATGGGGTTTTTCATGACGACCTTCACCCAGGCAACATAATAAAAGAGCCGAATGGAAAGTTAGTTATTCTGGATTGCGCAGGATTACCTCGTGCAACTTGCTGTATGAGAGATGTTGAGCTTCTGGTGAAGGAGTTGCAGACCGAAATTAATTTTCGCAGCACTCAGGCTGATGGAAGAAGTGTAATGCAAATGACTCCGGAAGAGCGTTGTGAGTTATTACGAAAGGAATACTATAGAGTGTACAGCCCATCAACTAACCCGAAATATACCTATAGGAAGCCCCCGTTGCCAGAAACCGACAATAAGCCTTCATTGTCGGCGGCAAAGGAGGCAACCATGGAGAGTTTATGGCTGTTTTCTGATGACAGGTCAAAAAAACCGGTAGATTTACGGGAAGATATAGATGAAGTCCTTGACTGCGTTGTAAGCCGTGAGCAGGTGGGCAGTGAGAAGGAAAAAAAATATGCAGCTTATAAAGCCTTAGACCTGCTGACTTGTACAAAAGGATATTCTTTGCCCCGTTCGTTTTTTAAGTATGAACAGAGTCGCCAGCATTACCGGCAGTTTCATGAAGATGTAGAGGCTTTAGCGGAAACGGATTTGAAATATAAGCAGCGTACTTTACAGATAGAGCAAGAAATCAAGGAAAAGAAAGCCAGGGAAAAAAAGAAGAGGTCAGAAATTTTCCATCGCCGGCGTAAAGCGGTAGAAACAGAAGCAAGGAGACAAGCTGAAAAAAGAGGCAGTTTCTTTTATGAGGCGTATCTAGGTGAATATGGAAAAGTGTTGAGGCAAAAAGCCCTGGCATGGTGGCTCTCAATCCATCCAAAGGATCAAGCACCTCGCTTCAGGATAGACAAGATAGCACAGTTATATCTTCAACACCTGAAGCAAGCGAAACAGAATATCAACAAACAGCCTGGTTCTTGTCAAGAATAG
- a CDS encoding GAF domain-containing sensor histidine kinase, whose amino-acid sequence MPDNERERLQALLELDILDSLEEQGYDDLTRLAAQICDTPIALVSLLDKDRQWFKSHYGLEARETPRDYAFCAHAILEKGPFVVEDADKDKRFDDNPLVTGEPRVKFYSGIPLVLKNNMPVGTLCVIDHKPRTLSENQLTALEALSRQVVSQLELRTKLRQLQKLDSIKNNFISLVSHELRTPITSIKGALELMAHKGFTSLPEEATSLVDIGLRNSDRLLAVVNDILDASKIDAGKLDMDIQPCSIVEIVEESLYLNDPYVKQCECQLKLETLIENDIAVNVDKYRLIQVMTNLISNAAKFTSENDTIVISIDRPEENKVRVAVKDHGRGIQFKEQGDIFQRFPECSSTNDKLPGTGLGLNLSQSLIEQMEGEIRFISIPGEGSEFYFILPCYKM is encoded by the coding sequence TTGCCAGATAATGAAAGGGAACGGCTACAGGCTTTACTGGAACTGGATATTCTGGACTCCCTGGAAGAGCAGGGTTATGATGACTTGACGCGCCTGGCGGCACAAATTTGTGATACCCCTATCGCCCTGGTCAGTTTACTTGATAAAGACCGGCAGTGGTTTAAATCCCACTATGGGCTTGAGGCCCGTGAAACACCCAGAGATTATGCTTTTTGCGCCCATGCCATTTTGGAAAAAGGACCTTTTGTCGTAGAGGATGCTGATAAGGATAAACGATTTGATGATAACCCCCTGGTAACAGGGGAGCCTCGTGTGAAGTTTTATTCAGGAATACCATTAGTGCTTAAAAACAATATGCCTGTAGGTACTTTATGTGTTATTGACCATAAGCCCAGGACATTATCAGAAAACCAACTAACTGCTTTGGAGGCACTGTCCCGTCAGGTGGTTAGCCAACTTGAACTCAGGACAAAATTAAGGCAGTTACAGAAGTTGGATAGCATTAAGAATAATTTTATCTCGCTGGTGTCTCATGAATTACGAACGCCTATTACCTCAATTAAAGGTGCCCTGGAGCTGATGGCTCATAAAGGGTTTACTTCATTGCCCGAAGAAGCCACTTCCCTGGTTGATATTGGCCTTAGAAATAGTGACCGGTTATTAGCTGTAGTTAATGATATTCTTGATGCCAGTAAAATTGATGCAGGAAAACTGGATATGGATATTCAGCCCTGTTCAATTGTTGAGATTGTTGAGGAGTCTCTCTATTTAAATGATCCTTATGTTAAACAATGTGAATGTCAGCTAAAGTTGGAGACGCTTATTGAAAATGATATCGCAGTCAATGTTGATAAGTACCGGCTTATACAGGTGATGACCAACTTGATTTCCAATGCAGCGAAGTTTACATCAGAAAATGACACTATTGTTATCTCAATTGACAGGCCTGAAGAAAATAAAGTTAGAGTTGCTGTAAAAGATCATGGTAGAGGAATCCAGTTTAAAGAGCAGGGTGATATTTTTCAGCGCTTTCCAGAGTGTTCTTCGACCAATGACAAATTACCGGGTACGGGCCTTGGACTTAATTTAAGTCAATCACTGATTGAGCAAATGGAAGGTGAGATAAGATTTATCTCTATCCCCGGTGAAGGAAGTGAGTTTTACTTTATATTGCCTTGTTATAAAATGTAA